A window of the Thalassoglobus sp. JC818 genome harbors these coding sequences:
- a CDS encoding PVC-type heme-binding CxxCH protein — MSAFLKSLFLIVVAISHLPALASEPLEFEKGDKVVILGNTLAERMQYFNFFETRLHHRFPNHELTVRNLGWSADSIGERLRSQDFQDHGHTLIDHQPNVIIAMVGFNESFAGEAGLADFEMQLAEFIRDLKKLKYPSTTYSRGSYEPKLQDKSGEPAHEVEVVLLTPIANEDLPERGIHAGTQNNSRLRLYSESMQKIAAAEGVQCVDIFTPTLQAMEEAATPWTINGIHLNETGYQRLSEILEEQLFGTASPWDSEFEALRKEVAEKNQQFFYDYRAVNGYYIYGGRKNPFGVINFPAEFAKLREMTQRRDKRIWAVAQGASISRDIDDSEAGVLAEIQTNYTNEISISSPEEAAQSLFLSEGLKIELWASEVEFPNLQNPVQFTFDSQGRMYVTTMPSYPMVLPGERANDKVLILSDEDRDGKADTEIVFAKGLYLPTGIELAHGGAYVAQQPNLMFLKDMDQDDIADEYQLRLHGFDSADSHHAISAFELGPGGALYFQEGTFHHSQVETSYGPQQVANSAVFRYEPIREKLDVFVSYDFANPWGHCFDQWGQNFVADASGGANYVGAAFSGDLIHPRKHPVMKEFLVKQWRPTCGCEIVSSRQFPEEMQGDYLLNNCIGFQGVLRYRFEEEGSGFSARPAEPLFRSADPSFRPVDLQFGPDGALYVLDWFNPLVGHMQHSLRDPNRDTQHGRIWRITYAGRPLLEVQDLAAMTTPELLDQLQQPEDRTRFRTRRELGQRDKQEVISAIDTLVAHTSEETISGQKLLLECLWVKQHHDAIDETLLDRVLATSDGRVRAAAVRVLCYWRDRIDDPLSKLQLAIHDEHPRVRLEVLRALSFFHDERALEIAVESLIYEQDVYLEYALQETLETLQNRIDSAR, encoded by the coding sequence ATGTCTGCCTTCCTCAAATCACTCTTTCTGATTGTCGTTGCGATCTCTCACCTCCCAGCCCTGGCGAGTGAACCGCTCGAATTTGAAAAAGGAGACAAGGTGGTCATCCTCGGAAATACGCTTGCTGAACGCATGCAGTATTTCAACTTCTTCGAAACCCGGCTGCACCATCGCTTTCCTAACCACGAACTGACTGTCCGTAACTTGGGCTGGTCCGCAGATTCCATCGGCGAGCGACTGCGATCGCAGGATTTTCAAGATCACGGGCACACCCTCATCGACCACCAACCCAACGTGATTATCGCGATGGTTGGATTCAACGAATCTTTCGCTGGTGAAGCTGGGCTCGCAGATTTTGAGATGCAACTCGCTGAGTTCATTCGGGATCTCAAGAAATTGAAATACCCCTCGACCACTTATTCTCGCGGGTCGTATGAACCGAAGCTGCAAGACAAATCGGGCGAGCCAGCTCACGAAGTTGAAGTCGTTCTGCTGACACCGATCGCAAATGAAGATCTGCCTGAACGTGGAATTCATGCCGGGACTCAGAACAACTCACGCCTTCGTCTGTACTCAGAATCGATGCAGAAGATTGCAGCCGCCGAAGGAGTGCAATGTGTCGACATCTTCACTCCAACACTTCAAGCGATGGAAGAAGCCGCCACTCCCTGGACGATCAACGGAATCCATCTGAATGAAACAGGCTATCAACGCCTTTCTGAAATCCTCGAAGAGCAACTCTTTGGAACAGCTTCGCCGTGGGATTCAGAATTTGAGGCATTGCGAAAAGAAGTCGCTGAGAAGAATCAGCAGTTCTTCTACGACTATCGAGCTGTGAATGGATACTACATCTACGGAGGCAGGAAGAATCCGTTCGGTGTGATCAATTTCCCGGCGGAGTTCGCCAAACTGCGTGAGATGACTCAACGTCGAGACAAACGGATCTGGGCAGTTGCTCAAGGGGCTTCGATCTCCCGTGACATCGATGACTCGGAAGCAGGCGTTCTCGCCGAAATCCAAACGAATTATACGAACGAGATTTCAATCTCTTCTCCCGAAGAGGCAGCTCAATCCTTGTTCCTCTCCGAGGGATTGAAGATCGAGTTGTGGGCATCCGAAGTCGAGTTTCCGAATCTTCAGAACCCCGTGCAATTCACGTTCGACAGCCAGGGAAGAATGTACGTCACCACAATGCCGTCATATCCGATGGTCCTTCCGGGAGAACGTGCCAACGACAAAGTCCTCATCCTGTCTGATGAAGATCGCGATGGAAAAGCCGACACTGAAATCGTATTCGCGAAAGGCTTGTACCTCCCGACCGGCATCGAACTCGCGCACGGGGGTGCGTATGTCGCACAGCAACCCAACCTCATGTTCCTCAAAGACATGGACCAAGACGACATTGCTGATGAATATCAATTGAGGCTGCACGGATTTGATTCCGCCGACTCTCATCACGCAATCAGTGCTTTCGAACTCGGACCGGGCGGAGCACTCTATTTTCAGGAGGGAACATTCCATCACAGCCAGGTTGAGACGTCATATGGCCCCCAACAGGTCGCCAACTCAGCCGTCTTTCGGTACGAACCGATCCGAGAAAAATTGGACGTCTTTGTTTCGTACGACTTCGCCAATCCCTGGGGGCACTGCTTCGATCAGTGGGGGCAGAACTTCGTCGCCGATGCTTCCGGTGGAGCCAACTACGTCGGGGCCGCCTTCTCCGGCGATCTCATTCATCCGCGAAAACATCCGGTGATGAAAGAGTTCCTCGTCAAGCAATGGAGACCAACCTGTGGGTGCGAAATCGTTTCAAGTCGGCAGTTTCCCGAAGAGATGCAGGGAGATTACCTCCTGAACAACTGCATCGGCTTTCAAGGTGTGCTTCGCTACCGCTTCGAAGAAGAAGGCTCAGGGTTTTCCGCTCGGCCAGCCGAACCACTCTTCCGATCTGCAGATCCCAGCTTTCGACCTGTCGATCTTCAATTTGGACCCGATGGGGCGTTGTATGTCCTCGACTGGTTCAATCCCCTCGTCGGTCATATGCAGCACAGCTTGAGAGATCCCAATCGAGACACTCAACATGGACGAATCTGGAGGATCACTTACGCGGGCCGTCCTCTGCTCGAGGTACAAGATCTCGCAGCGATGACCACTCCCGAGCTGCTCGATCAACTCCAGCAACCCGAAGACCGCACCCGCTTCCGGACTCGACGCGAATTGGGCCAACGCGACAAACAAGAGGTCATTTCCGCAATCGACACCCTCGTCGCTCATACTTCGGAGGAAACAATCTCCGGACAAAAACTGTTACTGGAGTGCCTGTGGGTCAAACAGCATCATGACGCCATCGACGAGACATTACTCGATCGCGTTCTGGCTACTTCAGATGGTCGCGTCCGGGCTGCTGCCGTGCGAGTCCTGTGCTATTGGCGGGATCGAATTGACGATCCCTTATCGAAACTCCAACTCGCGATCCACGACGAGCACCCTCGCGTCCGCCTCGAAGTGCTGCGTGCACTCAGCTTCTTCCACGATGAACGAGCACTCGAAATTGCTGTCGAATCGCTAATTTACGAACAGGATGTTTACCTGGAGTACGCGTTGCAGGAGACTTTGGAGACGCTCCAGAATCGCATCGACTCAGCTCGTTAG
- a CDS encoding S41 family peptidase codes for MNHRLESFTWAATSALLTAAIFLTTVSSQGMAHAQSEDNDSAQAESDEDYYELMRVFVDTFQQIDRNYVKEVDRRELVDAAVRGMLSELDPYSNYISPDDVERFTEAITQEFGGVGIRVGFDDEMRAIEITTPIPGSPAYRAGIKSGDRIVEIDGEAVRDFPKNREMDRAVELLRGLPGESVEVAVRRASSGEVEKMTLTRELIQLDTVMGNTYNDDGSWNFMFDDELKIGYARLTHFTSRSAGELREALKTLRKEDMKGFILDLRFNPGGQLQSAIDISDLFIEEGRIVSTEGRNSRPRSWSAKRFGTFTGFPMAILINRYSASASEIVSACLQDHDRAVVIGERSWGKGSVQNVIELEEGNSQLKLTTASYHRPSGKNIHRFPNAKESDEWGVMPNDGYLVKFSMEEMTKYQEDRRDRDIVDPQDPVESTFEDTQLEKAIEYLKAELGVEPEETQENAEEKAASGSEEESEEAADEAEVSLRNLFYQHPKQLAG; via the coding sequence ATGAATCATCGATTGGAATCCTTCACTTGGGCAGCCACTTCTGCCCTGCTCACGGCGGCCATCTTTCTGACGACCGTTTCCAGTCAAGGCATGGCTCACGCCCAGTCCGAAGACAACGATTCCGCACAAGCTGAATCCGACGAAGACTACTACGAATTGATGAGAGTCTTTGTCGACACGTTTCAGCAGATCGATCGCAACTACGTGAAAGAAGTCGATCGACGCGAACTCGTCGACGCCGCTGTCCGAGGGATGCTTTCCGAACTCGATCCGTATTCGAACTACATTTCTCCCGACGATGTCGAACGCTTCACCGAAGCGATCACTCAGGAGTTTGGTGGAGTCGGAATTCGAGTCGGTTTCGATGACGAAATGCGAGCCATCGAAATCACCACTCCAATTCCCGGAAGCCCTGCGTATCGTGCCGGAATCAAATCTGGCGATCGCATTGTCGAAATCGACGGAGAAGCTGTCCGCGACTTCCCCAAGAATCGCGAAATGGACCGAGCTGTCGAATTGCTCCGTGGATTGCCGGGTGAAAGCGTCGAGGTCGCTGTTCGTCGTGCTTCGTCCGGAGAAGTCGAGAAGATGACGCTCACTCGTGAACTCATTCAACTCGATACCGTCATGGGAAACACCTACAACGATGACGGCTCATGGAACTTCATGTTCGATGACGAGCTGAAAATCGGATACGCCCGGCTCACTCACTTCACCTCGCGAAGTGCCGGCGAACTGCGGGAAGCCCTGAAGACGCTCCGCAAGGAAGATATGAAAGGCTTCATTCTGGACCTTCGCTTCAATCCCGGAGGACAGTTGCAGTCCGCGATCGACATCTCCGATCTGTTCATCGAAGAAGGTCGAATCGTCAGTACCGAAGGACGCAACAGCCGTCCGCGTTCCTGGTCAGCGAAACGCTTCGGCACCTTCACCGGTTTCCCCATGGCGATCTTAATCAATCGCTACAGTGCCTCAGCCAGCGAAATCGTCAGTGCCTGCCTTCAAGATCACGACCGTGCTGTCGTGATCGGAGAGCGCAGCTGGGGAAAAGGGAGCGTGCAAAATGTCATCGAGCTCGAGGAAGGCAACAGCCAGCTCAAGTTGACCACAGCCAGCTACCATCGTCCCAGCGGCAAAAACATTCACCGCTTCCCCAACGCCAAAGAAAGCGATGAATGGGGTGTGATGCCGAATGACGGGTATCTCGTCAAATTCTCCATGGAAGAGATGACCAAGTATCAAGAAGATCGCCGTGACCGTGACATCGTCGATCCTCAAGACCCTGTCGAAAGCACTTTCGAGGACACTCAACTCGAAAAAGCCATCGAATATCTGAAGGCCGAACTGGGCGTCGAACCAGAGGAAACACAAGAAAACGCCGAAGAAAAAGCAGCGAGCGGCTCCGAAGAAGAGTCTGAAGAAGCTGCCGACGAGGCTGAAGTTTCTCTCCGCAACTTGTTCTACCAGCATCCGAAACAACTTGCTGGTTAA
- the tsaD gene encoding tRNA (adenosine(37)-N6)-threonylcarbamoyltransferase complex transferase subunit TsaD, whose amino-acid sequence MVNSTSDAKVLLALESSCDETAAAIIDDQLRVLSSVVATQDELHQRFGGVVPEIASRAHLENLLPVIDEALTRSGKSLEDLSAIAVMTEPGLVGSLLVGLTAAKTLALVTDRPLVTVNHIHAHLFACQMEADEDIFPAMGLVVSGGHTNLYDCRSATEFELVGSTIDDAAGEAFDKAAAILGLPYPGGPFISRVAEKGDPKAFRFPRTFIKDERLAFSFSGIKTAIRYTALGQPGSKEPVPDLNEQRIADLAASFQEAVVDVLISKCRQAAERYGRTTLCIGGGVAANLRFRERLAELASQTGYRIVIAPPSLCTDNAAMAAIAWKLLEEGKVAALDADVVPGLVRLKQ is encoded by the coding sequence ATGGTCAATTCCACTTCAGACGCCAAGGTTCTACTCGCACTGGAATCTTCCTGCGACGAAACCGCAGCCGCGATTATCGACGACCAATTACGGGTTCTTAGCAGCGTGGTCGCAACACAGGATGAATTGCATCAACGCTTCGGCGGTGTTGTTCCCGAAATCGCTTCGCGGGCTCATCTTGAAAATCTGCTTCCCGTGATCGACGAAGCACTGACTCGATCCGGAAAGAGTCTGGAGGATCTCTCCGCAATCGCAGTCATGACCGAGCCCGGACTTGTCGGCTCATTGCTGGTCGGACTCACTGCGGCAAAGACGTTGGCACTCGTCACCGATCGCCCTCTTGTGACGGTCAACCACATTCACGCTCATCTGTTCGCTTGTCAGATGGAAGCAGACGAAGACATCTTTCCAGCGATGGGACTGGTCGTCAGCGGCGGTCACACCAATCTCTACGACTGCCGATCCGCAACAGAGTTTGAACTGGTCGGGTCGACGATCGACGATGCAGCTGGAGAAGCTTTCGACAAAGCTGCCGCCATTCTTGGTCTCCCGTACCCCGGTGGACCGTTCATTTCGCGAGTCGCTGAAAAGGGAGATCCCAAGGCCTTTCGATTTCCCAGAACGTTTATCAAAGACGAACGCTTGGCCTTCAGCTTCAGCGGAATCAAAACCGCCATCCGATACACCGCGCTAGGCCAACCCGGTTCGAAAGAACCCGTTCCTGATCTTAATGAACAGCGTATCGCTGATCTGGCTGCCAGCTTTCAGGAAGCGGTGGTCGATGTGCTCATCTCCAAGTGTCGACAAGCTGCAGAACGATACGGTCGCACCACTTTGTGCATCGGCGGAGGAGTAGCAGCCAACCTTCGATTTCGAGAACGACTCGCTGAACTGGCATCTCAAACCGGTTACAGAATCGTCATCGCTCCGCCTTCCTTGTGCACCGACAACGCAGCCATGGCTGCCATCGCGTGGAAACTGCTGGAAGAAGGTAAAGTCGCAGCTCTCGATGCCGACGTCGTCCCGGGCCTGGTCCGCCTCAAACAGTAG
- a CDS encoding metallophosphoesterase produces MRVGIFADTHDHLDNIRRVVALFNELEVDCILFAGDLVSTFAVPPLRQLNAKVYACFGDNEGNRTGLMGGFKVIGELREPPALYNLEDGTRVLLAHMPSQLRNCEEDYDIAVHGHTHRPSIEHDANGRLVINPGETSGWTFNNPTVALLDTSTRTAEIVPLNTEKPLPSWEEDRRSRAGSLNNERAD; encoded by the coding sequence ATGAGAGTTGGAATCTTTGCCGACACACATGACCATCTCGACAACATCAGACGTGTGGTCGCGTTGTTCAACGAATTGGAAGTTGATTGCATCCTCTTCGCTGGTGATCTCGTATCAACCTTCGCAGTTCCTCCACTCAGACAGTTAAATGCGAAGGTTTATGCCTGCTTCGGAGACAACGAAGGAAACCGGACCGGATTGATGGGCGGTTTCAAAGTCATCGGGGAACTGCGGGAACCTCCAGCGCTCTACAATTTAGAAGATGGAACCCGGGTGCTGCTGGCGCATATGCCAAGTCAGCTACGGAATTGCGAGGAAGATTACGACATCGCCGTGCACGGTCATACACATCGGCCATCGATCGAGCACGATGCCAACGGAAGACTCGTCATCAATCCGGGCGAAACTTCTGGATGGACATTCAACAACCCCACCGTCGCTCTCCTCGACACCTCAACCCGCACCGCTGAGATCGTTCCGCTGAATACTGAGAAACCACTTCCAAGCTGGGAAGAGGACCGACGTTCGCGTGCGGGGTCACTCAACAACGAAAGAGCAGATTGA